A window of the Aquimarina spinulae genome harbors these coding sequences:
- a CDS encoding PilN domain-containing protein produces MLEQIKNNILKPFQEKQYAIVGVILGDTPIYNVLIVDKKSDALSVETSFSTEDFNVVKDKVNTSVPLLLNFYGKGIINKQVSAKGNYLKEVLFNASIDDFYIYELHQNQQNFISIVRKDVLEKFFTLFLENKYLVVDYSIGPFVGVLFKGLSNTSSIISADYELSFEDDYLTETQKLDTITKEYILGEEKINNTQVPLFSTLLHYLYPSDDFSYDTEFLIENKKENVLKKAFNTVATVLGIFFLSALLISYLLLNYYNDKYVSYESQLYNLNDTYNQVKKLESEKENKTKILQESGILNQNFLSFYMYRIVNSIPDNVGLNSLKVNPTQKKIKNFEKIIFETNTIIINGNSSSSMPINSWVKELKKEKWISKIEILDFSKSRNKKSEFTLKIVVK; encoded by the coding sequence ATGTTAGAACAGATAAAAAATAATATTTTAAAGCCTTTTCAGGAAAAACAATACGCTATTGTAGGTGTAATATTGGGAGATACTCCAATATACAATGTTCTTATAGTAGATAAGAAATCTGATGCTTTGTCGGTAGAAACTTCTTTTTCTACAGAGGATTTTAACGTTGTTAAAGATAAAGTGAATACATCGGTTCCTTTACTTCTTAATTTTTATGGAAAAGGAATTATAAATAAACAAGTTTCTGCAAAAGGAAACTATTTAAAAGAAGTATTGTTTAACGCTTCTATTGATGATTTTTATATTTATGAACTGCACCAAAATCAACAAAATTTTATTTCAATTGTAAGAAAAGATGTCTTAGAAAAATTCTTTACATTGTTTTTAGAAAATAAATATTTGGTTGTAGATTATAGTATTGGCCCTTTTGTAGGAGTACTATTTAAAGGGCTATCTAATACATCATCAATTATTTCTGCCGATTATGAATTAAGTTTTGAAGATGATTACCTAACAGAAACCCAAAAACTGGATACTATTACCAAGGAATATATCTTGGGAGAAGAGAAGATTAACAATACTCAGGTTCCTTTATTTTCTACACTACTTCATTATTTATATCCATCAGATGATTTTAGCTACGATACAGAATTTTTAATAGAGAATAAAAAAGAAAATGTACTTAAAAAGGCATTTAATACCGTAGCTACAGTATTGGGAATTTTTTTCCTGTCTGCATTATTGATTAGCTATTTGTTATTGAATTACTATAATGATAAGTATGTAAGTTATGAATCTCAATTATATAACCTTAATGATACTTATAATCAGGTAAAAAAATTAGAAAGCGAAAAAGAGAACAAAACAAAAATACTTCAGGAATCGGGTATTTTAAATCAGAACTTTCTTTCTTTTTATATGTACCGTATAGTAAATTCTATTCCCGATAATGTAGGACTTAATAGCTTGAAGGTAAACCCTACACAGAAAAAGATTAAGAATTTTGAAAAGATAATATTTGAAACAAATACCATTATCATTAATGGTAATTCTAGTTCGAGTATGCCAATTAATTCTTGGGTTAAAGAATTAAAGAAGGAAAAATGGATTTCCAAAATAGAGATTTTGGATTTTAGTAAGAGTAGAAATAAAAAAAGTGAATTTACTTTAAAAATCGTTGTAAAATAG
- a CDS encoding helix-turn-helix domain-containing protein, whose product MLSFDKNFDILYTNQAIIVFIEFTPEINKVYFIDQYTFFQVLSGSGSIQVDFKNYFDWQNKAIYLEKGQYVKFLSDNFLIRKIEFPDETVIRNKEFRVLFKHLISLGYINFDQSGDFQKITDQIAHDIEVDRIIDASVEQWYYQNPFKANKEEYRVIFDTKDIIDMQYSSNINNRELTALIDKNGYNIQSLIKNKIGISLKSLLSGKKLLESKKEIAFTDKSIKEISYDLGYNDPAYFTRVFKNNVGRNPLEFREDFDYKRRDLFSQNILELLQQYHTKERTLDFYASKMNLSPKVLSRKVKDKMQTSLGKLIRSEMITTSKSLLSKNFTIKEISIELGFEEPNHFSNFFKHYTGESPSHFKSTFQE is encoded by the coding sequence GTGTTATCTTTTGATAAAAATTTCGACATACTATACACTAATCAAGCGATTATTGTGTTTATAGAATTTACACCAGAAATAAATAAAGTATACTTTATAGATCAATATACTTTTTTCCAGGTTTTATCTGGTAGTGGTAGTATTCAGGTTGATTTTAAGAATTACTTCGATTGGCAAAACAAAGCCATTTATCTCGAAAAAGGACAGTATGTAAAATTTCTTTCAGATAACTTCCTGATCCGAAAAATAGAATTTCCTGATGAAACGGTGATTAGAAATAAAGAGTTTAGAGTGTTATTTAAGCATCTTATCTCTCTTGGGTATATTAATTTTGATCAATCCGGTGATTTTCAAAAAATAACGGATCAAATAGCACATGATATAGAAGTAGATCGTATCATAGATGCTTCTGTAGAACAGTGGTATTATCAAAACCCGTTTAAGGCAAATAAGGAAGAGTACCGTGTTATTTTTGATACAAAGGATATTATTGATATGCAATATTCTAGTAATATTAACAATAGAGAACTCACCGCTTTGATTGATAAAAATGGATATAATATTCAGTCTTTGATTAAAAATAAAATAGGAATTTCTCTAAAATCTCTGTTATCTGGTAAAAAACTACTGGAAAGTAAAAAGGAGATTGCCTTTACCGATAAAAGTATTAAGGAAATATCTTATGATTTGGGATATAATGACCCGGCATATTTTACCAGAGTTTTTAAAAATAATGTTGGTAGAAACCCGCTAGAATTTAGAGAGGATTTTGACTATAAAAGAAGAGATCTTTTCTCTCAGAATATCCTCGAACTTCTTCAGCAATATCATACCAAAGAAAGAACACTTGACTTTTATGCTTCAAAAATGAACCTTTCTCCAAAAGTATTATCCAGAAAAGTGAAAGATAAAATGCAAACTTCTCTAGGGAAACTTATTAGATCTGAGATGATTACTACATCAAAGTCTCTTTTATCCAAAAACTTTACGATTAAAGAGATTTCAATAGAATTAGGTTTTGAAGAACCTAACCATTTTTCTAACTTTTTTAAGCATTATACAGGAGAATCTCCATCACATTTCAAAAGCACATTTCAAGAATAA
- a CDS encoding YHS domain-containing (seleno)protein gives MKTLKNIKIVLVVMIMTTMTTIAQDKKRNNIDNSNIALQGYSPVSYLDLGIAQRGNKEYKSEHEKVVYYFTSKEQKSKFDKNPKHYLPQYGGFCAFGVYAGAKFRPDPNKFVVKDGKYFLFLYNIELDAQQLWLAENNHKKLVAKANSNWEKLRNTYN, from the coding sequence ATGAAAACTTTAAAAAATATAAAAATAGTACTAGTAGTAATGATAATGACAACCATGACTACTATTGCGCAGGATAAGAAAAGAAATAATATTGATAATAGCAATATAGCGCTACAAGGATATAGTCCTGTATCTTATCTGGATCTCGGTATTGCACAACGAGGAAACAAAGAATATAAATCTGAACATGAGAAGGTTGTGTATTATTTTACCTCTAAAGAGCAGAAATCTAAGTTTGATAAGAACCCTAAACATTACTTACCACAATATGGGGGATTCTGTGCATTTGGGGTATATGCTGGTGCTAAATTTAGACCCGACCCTAATAAGTTTGTAGTAAAAGATGGAAAATACTTTTTGTTTTTATACAACATAGAGTTAGATGCACAGCAATTATGGCTAGCAGAAAACAATCACAAAAAATTAGTTGCAAAAGCTAATAGTAATTGGGAGAAACTTCGTAATACATATAATTAG
- a CDS encoding uracil-DNA glycosylase family protein: MQKLLSLISKCSECAAQLELGPRPIVSAHTHSKIVIIGQAPGSIVHKSGIPWDDKSGQNLRAWMGIDDETFYNPQKIALVPMGFCYPGKGKSGDLPPTKKCAPLWHQQLLTKIENVELVLLIGKYAQEYYLGDRLKRTLTDTVKNYKEYLPDYFVLPHPSPRNNIWQAKNEWYKKEVIPRLQLQVQSILK; this comes from the coding sequence ATGCAAAAATTATTGTCTTTGATTTCCAAATGTAGTGAATGTGCAGCGCAATTAGAATTAGGGCCAAGACCAATAGTTTCAGCACATACTCATAGTAAAATAGTAATCATAGGGCAAGCTCCCGGGAGTATTGTTCATAAATCGGGAATCCCATGGGATGATAAAAGCGGGCAAAATTTAAGAGCCTGGATGGGAATTGATGATGAGACGTTCTATAATCCACAAAAAATTGCACTTGTACCTATGGGGTTTTGTTACCCGGGAAAAGGGAAATCCGGAGATCTCCCCCCTACAAAAAAATGTGCTCCTTTGTGGCATCAACAACTCTTGACCAAAATAGAAAACGTAGAGCTTGTACTACTCATTGGCAAATATGCTCAAGAGTATTATTTGGGTGATCGATTAAAAAGAACACTAACAGATACAGTAAAGAATTACAAAGAATATTTGCCAGATTATTTTGTATTACCACACCCTTCACCAAGAAATAATATTTGGCAAGCAAAAAATGAATGGTATAAAAAAGAGGTTATACCCCGGTTACAACTACAAGTTCAATCAATCCTTAAGTAA
- a CDS encoding zinc-binding alcohol dehydrogenase family protein produces the protein MKAIGIKTSLPISEENSLIQFETEQPVPKGHDLLIKIKVVGINPVDYKVRQNSVQNQELDSPKILGWDAVGIVEAVGDKVTLFKTGDEVFYAGDITRPGSNAEYQLVDERIVGKKPNTISDAEAAVMPLTSLTAWEVLFDRLKLTPGEGEGEGKTILIISGAGGVGSIATQLAKKLTNLTVIATASRPESQLWCQNMGAHHVVNHHNLIEEVHALGINTINYILNFSGTSDHWENIIELIDPQGHICTIAESLDNHINIGSFKSKSITLSYELMYTRSMYQTEDMIEQHHILNKIAALLDNNKIKSTLNSTLDGFTTENFKEAHQKLESGKTIGKIAITF, from the coding sequence ATGAAAGCAATAGGAATCAAAACATCATTACCCATAAGTGAAGAAAATAGTCTAATTCAGTTCGAAACAGAGCAGCCTGTACCGAAAGGACATGATTTATTAATAAAAATCAAGGTAGTGGGTATCAATCCTGTGGATTATAAAGTTCGCCAAAACAGCGTGCAAAATCAAGAATTAGATTCTCCAAAAATATTAGGCTGGGATGCTGTAGGTATTGTTGAAGCGGTGGGTGACAAAGTAACCTTATTTAAAACGGGAGACGAAGTGTTTTATGCAGGAGACATTACACGTCCCGGATCTAATGCCGAATATCAATTAGTGGATGAGCGTATAGTAGGCAAAAAACCGAATACTATTTCTGATGCTGAAGCCGCAGTCATGCCTTTAACTTCATTAACTGCCTGGGAGGTATTGTTCGACAGACTCAAGCTAACTCCAGGAGAGGGAGAGGGAGAAGGAAAAACAATACTAATCATTAGTGGTGCAGGTGGTGTTGGCTCTATTGCAACTCAATTAGCCAAAAAATTAACCAATTTAACCGTTATAGCTACCGCCTCTCGCCCCGAAAGTCAATTATGGTGCCAAAACATGGGAGCCCATCATGTTGTAAATCATCATAACCTCATAGAAGAAGTACATGCTTTAGGGATCAATACCATAAATTACATTCTCAATTTTTCGGGAACTTCTGATCATTGGGAAAACATAATCGAGTTAATTGACCCACAGGGACATATATGTACTATTGCAGAATCTCTTGATAACCATATCAACATAGGGTCTTTTAAATCTAAGAGTATAACCTTATCCTATGAGCTAATGTATACACGATCTATGTACCAGACAGAAGATATGATTGAACAACATCATATCTTAAACAAAATAGCTGCATTGCTCGACAACAATAAAATTAAATCAACACTCAATAGCACCCTTGATGGTTTTACTACTGAGAACTTTAAAGAAGCTCATCAAAAATTAGAATCAGGAAAAACCATTGGGAAAATTGCAATTACATTTTAA
- a CDS encoding AraC family transcriptional regulator: MNKKNLYEPFSIAFETLDQSPVHEHKNSFFELVYILSGTGIQRVNKNEFLYHPGHMLLLTPTDISSIEINTTTQFFFLRFNDIYIKSGKISADNIQRLEFILKNANHQPGCILRNLTDKTLVKPMVEAMIREYVNRDLYNKEIIQQLVNTLIVIVARNIAKYLPDVIDSGTEEKAMNILQYIQENIYDPAKLRTEEICHQFGISKTYLGRYFKKHTKETLQQYITNYRVRLIENRLQYSDMRITEITDELGFTDVSHLNKFFKKNKGISPTKYRKEFI; the protein is encoded by the coding sequence ATGAATAAAAAGAATTTATATGAACCTTTTTCGATTGCTTTTGAAACATTAGATCAATCTCCTGTGCATGAGCACAAAAACAGTTTTTTTGAATTGGTTTATATTTTATCGGGTACAGGAATTCAACGCGTAAATAAGAACGAATTTCTATATCATCCGGGGCACATGCTTTTATTAACTCCAACGGATATATCTTCTATAGAAATCAATACAACTACACAATTTTTCTTTTTGAGATTTAATGATATTTATATTAAATCAGGAAAGATAAGTGCTGATAATATTCAACGATTAGAATTTATTCTAAAAAATGCAAATCATCAACCAGGCTGTATTTTAAGAAACCTCACCGATAAAACATTGGTTAAACCTATGGTAGAAGCTATGATTCGGGAATATGTTAACAGGGATTTATACAACAAAGAAATCATACAGCAGTTAGTGAATACATTAATCGTTATTGTTGCGAGAAATATTGCAAAATATCTTCCTGATGTGATAGATTCAGGAACAGAAGAAAAAGCGATGAATATATTACAATATATACAAGAGAATATATATGATCCTGCCAAATTGAGAACAGAGGAAATTTGTCATCAGTTTGGTATTTCTAAAACATATCTTGGCCGTTATTTTAAAAAACATACTAAGGAAACGCTACAGCAATATATTACTAATTATCGGGTTCGATTAATAGAAAACAGACTTCAATATAGTGATATGCGTATAACCGAAATTACTGATGAATTAGGGTTCACAGATGTTAGTCACCTTAATAAATTCTTTAAAAAGAATAAAGGAATTAGTCCAACAAAGTATAGAAAAGAATTTATATAG
- a CDS encoding GNAT family N-acetyltransferase yields MKKPEIHIRPANKEDLERIWNLWKVVVDQKIYFPYDDSFSREHIENSWINLKNNCFVAESEKEIIGAYILKPNQPGYGNHIANASYMVNSQKRGMGLGHKLCAHSIDAAKELGYYAMQFNLVVSTNKPAIKVWLANGFEIIGTIPDGFRHFEKGYVDAHIFYRKL; encoded by the coding sequence ATGAAAAAACCTGAAATACATATTCGACCTGCAAATAAAGAAGATCTCGAAAGAATTTGGAATCTGTGGAAAGTAGTTGTAGATCAAAAAATCTATTTTCCATATGATGATAGTTTTTCCCGAGAACACATCGAAAACAGTTGGATCAATCTTAAAAATAATTGTTTTGTGGCAGAATCAGAAAAAGAAATTATAGGAGCTTACATTTTAAAGCCTAATCAACCGGGTTACGGAAATCATATTGCTAATGCTTCATATATGGTTAACAGTCAAAAACGAGGAATGGGTCTTGGTCATAAACTTTGTGCTCATTCTATTGATGCTGCAAAGGAACTAGGGTATTATGCGATGCAGTTTAATCTGGTAGTTAGCACCAATAAACCTGCAATAAAAGTATGGTTAGCCAATGGGTTTGAGATTATAGGAACAATCCCTGATGGGTTTAGGCATTTTGAAAAAGGATATGTAGATGCTCATATTTTTTATCGGAAATTATAA
- a CDS encoding LysR family transcriptional regulator, whose product MELRQLNYFVKAAECLNFTEASHKVFITQSALSQQIKLLEQELGVPLFDRIGKRIQLTEAGSLFLTRARHTLKNAENAKQLIEDLQNLQSGTLHIGVTYGLTNLFTETLISFSTKFPLIQVKAFFGTSDELMEKLKSGMLDFILSFNKATDDQMITTIPLFQSYLTLVIHESHPFASKKQISIEELNTIDLAVPAEGFTTRKVLDKAFRTHELSYQYQIELNHIPTLIRLIETGKWATVLTKSTTQYLPTLKSIPINKKKLKLRSAIRYLKGNYQKKASKIFFQMILEHYEQNTDLN is encoded by the coding sequence ATGGAATTACGCCAATTAAACTATTTTGTTAAGGCGGCAGAGTGTTTAAATTTTACAGAAGCCTCTCATAAAGTATTCATAACACAAAGTGCACTTTCGCAGCAAATAAAGCTTTTAGAGCAGGAATTAGGAGTTCCTCTTTTTGATAGAATCGGAAAGAGGATACAACTTACAGAAGCTGGTTCATTATTTTTGACCCGTGCGAGGCATACGCTTAAAAATGCCGAAAACGCCAAACAATTGATAGAGGATTTACAAAATCTACAATCCGGGACTTTACATATTGGAGTAACCTATGGTTTAACCAATCTGTTTACAGAAACACTGATATCCTTTTCTACAAAATTTCCTTTAATACAGGTTAAGGCTTTCTTTGGCACATCTGATGAATTAATGGAAAAACTCAAATCGGGTATGTTGGATTTTATTTTATCTTTTAATAAAGCAACAGATGATCAAATGATTACTACTATTCCTTTATTTCAATCTTATTTAACACTGGTAATACATGAATCCCATCCATTTGCCAGCAAAAAACAAATCAGTATCGAAGAGCTTAATACAATAGATTTAGCTGTACCTGCAGAAGGGTTTACGACCAGAAAAGTCCTGGATAAGGCATTTAGAACACATGAACTTTCATATCAATATCAAATAGAATTAAATCATATCCCTACATTAATTCGACTCATTGAAACCGGAAAATGGGCAACCGTTCTTACAAAATCAACCACACAGTATTTACCTACCCTCAAAAGTATTCCTATAAACAAAAAGAAGCTCAAATTACGATCGGCCATACGATACCTTAAGGGTAATTATCAAAAAAAAGCTTCTAAAATTTTCTTTCAAATGATTTTAGAACATTATGAGCAGAATACAGATTTAAATTAG
- a CDS encoding MFS transporter, whose product MKTKAERNTRRYKEIRKAIFIPGLAAFSQFYMFQPLLPSLSESFLVSPAVSSLVVSSSMIGIALGLFMFAFYADILHRKKLMLIALFLSSLITMLSAISWNFNVLVVFGFIKGFLLSGVIAVAIVYISEEVEVRYVGIVIGIYLAGNVLGGMWGRVVAGLISSWYDWRIATLFIGGVGIVLSTFFMRLLPQSLNFNPQKIQTFQKLMYMKNFLKNPLFLGVYILMILMMGTFVSIYNYLSFRLEMPPFSLPHYVISLLFLIYVTGVGGTITIGALTHRIHSFRMLKILLVLFLIGTLGLFVEELWLLVLGLSILTFSLLGIQTVVNKIISQYAIEGKSTANCLYLICQYMGAGGIGSSTGHILSKWGWSNFLFTLIGFILFSLLLFMLCARRYTNTYKLTKEIS is encoded by the coding sequence ATGAAAACAAAAGCAGAAAGAAATACAAGACGTTATAAAGAGATCCGAAAAGCGATCTTTATTCCAGGGTTGGCTGCTTTTTCACAGTTTTATATGTTTCAGCCATTATTACCATCATTAAGCGAAAGTTTTTTGGTATCTCCGGCTGTCAGTAGCCTGGTTGTTTCATCTTCTATGATTGGTATTGCTTTAGGTCTTTTTATGTTTGCGTTTTATGCAGATATACTACACCGCAAAAAATTAATGTTGATTGCTTTATTTTTGTCTTCATTAATCACAATGCTATCGGCAATCTCATGGAATTTTAATGTATTGGTCGTTTTTGGTTTTATAAAAGGGTTTTTGCTATCAGGAGTGATAGCGGTTGCTATTGTTTATATTTCTGAAGAAGTTGAGGTACGATATGTTGGGATTGTGATTGGGATATATTTAGCCGGAAATGTATTAGGTGGTATGTGGGGGCGTGTGGTTGCAGGTTTAATTTCTAGTTGGTATGATTGGAGAATAGCTACATTATTTATTGGAGGTGTAGGAATAGTATTAAGTACCTTTTTTATGAGACTTTTACCACAATCCTTAAACTTTAATCCACAAAAAATCCAAACATTTCAAAAACTAATGTATATGAAAAACTTCCTTAAAAATCCGTTGTTTTTGGGAGTTTATATTTTGATGATCTTAATGATGGGGACTTTTGTGAGCATTTATAATTATTTAAGTTTTAGGCTAGAAATGCCTCCTTTTTCACTTCCACATTATGTTATTTCCCTATTATTTCTAATTTATGTCACGGGAGTAGGAGGGACGATAACAATTGGAGCACTAACTCATCGAATTCACTCTTTTCGTATGCTTAAAATCCTGTTAGTACTATTTCTAATAGGAACATTAGGGCTATTTGTAGAAGAGTTGTGGTTATTAGTATTAGGTTTAAGTATACTTACGTTTAGTTTATTAGGGATTCAGACTGTAGTAAACAAGATAATATCTCAGTATGCTATTGAAGGAAAAAGCACAGCAAATTGCTTATACTTAATATGCCAGTACATGGGAGCAGGTGGTATCGGAAGTTCGACAGGGCATATATTATCAAAATGGGGATGGTCTAATTTTCTTTTTACTTTAATAGGATTCATTCTTTTTTCATTACTATTATTTATGCTATGTGCCAGGCGGTATACCAATACATATAAATTAACAAAAGAGATTTCTTAG
- a CDS encoding DMT family transporter, whose protein sequence is MLKSNYLLFIIPALIWGSTWYIIKYQLGTVDPIVSVAYRFGLGGIILLGYSKIRKLPLSFTKQQHFFIALQGILLFGTNYWLVYLSEQYLSSGLVAVAFSTLIFMNIVFGAIFLGDKIKKQIIIGAVFGLLGTVLIYQAEFRRIDLTNDQLKGLMFCICSIIFASLGNITSSNNQRRFKLPVIQTNGFGMLYGATAMLLIALFTGKSIHFDTSFSYISSLVYLTIFGSIIAFTSYLTLIGKIGASKAAYVIVVIPVIALTISTVFEGYKPDVYAFLGIGLIIFGNVLALRNKKTS, encoded by the coding sequence ATGCTAAAATCTAATTACTTATTGTTTATAATTCCAGCATTAATATGGGGATCTACATGGTATATCATTAAATATCAATTGGGAACTGTAGATCCAATAGTTTCTGTTGCCTATCGGTTTGGATTAGGTGGGATTATACTATTGGGATATTCTAAGATTAGAAAACTTCCATTATCATTTACAAAGCAGCAACACTTTTTTATTGCTTTACAAGGAATTCTACTATTTGGAACAAATTATTGGTTGGTATATTTATCAGAACAATACCTAAGTAGTGGGCTAGTGGCTGTAGCATTTTCTACATTAATTTTTATGAATATAGTTTTTGGAGCGATATTTTTAGGAGATAAAATAAAAAAACAAATCATAATAGGAGCCGTCTTCGGACTTCTAGGAACAGTTCTGATATACCAGGCCGAGTTTAGAAGAATAGATTTAACCAATGATCAACTTAAAGGATTGATGTTTTGTATTTGCTCTATCATTTTTGCTTCTTTGGGAAATATTACTTCTTCAAATAATCAACGTAGATTTAAACTACCCGTTATTCAAACCAATGGTTTCGGAATGCTATATGGTGCAACTGCTATGTTATTAATAGCCTTGTTTACCGGAAAATCTATACATTTCGACACTTCATTTTCCTATATTTCATCACTAGTATATTTGACCATTTTTGGATCTATTATTGCATTTACTTCTTATCTCACTTTAATAGGCAAAATTGGAGCAAGTAAAGCAGCCTATGTTATTGTAGTGATACCGGTAATTGCTTTAACGATTTCTACCGTTTTTGAAGGATACAAGCCTGATGTATACGCTTTTCTAGGAATTGGACTTATTATTTTTGGAAATGTACTAGCATTAAGAAATAAAAAAACAAGCTGA
- a CDS encoding LytTR family DNA-binding domain-containing protein, whose product MSRHYITKIIHKPYPYLFYFKRNLIIALVLGMLIYIINVLAVDESYVNTNFVFSKPLLCILAGLMTFFSILLVLEVIPRVFFKPDLKENWTIGKECLLIVSLLFVITIFNNTLSLVISKEPSDNIILHFLNSSLYVVLLGIVPAFLLVWINYTILLKENLKKVSLYNEQLESRITFTKSEVSDIISIQTSNKNEVLELDIGSFLFAKSEGNYIDVFTKTSGKVHCKPYRLTIQKLEEELNSYAFIISTHRSYVINIRNINTTSGNARNYRISFEGVPHEVPVSRNKFQAFKDAFTIKKV is encoded by the coding sequence ATGTCTCGACATTACATTACCAAAATCATACATAAACCTTATCCTTATCTATTTTATTTCAAAAGAAATTTGATAATTGCTCTGGTACTGGGAATGTTGATCTACATTATTAATGTATTAGCAGTAGATGAAAGTTATGTGAATACAAACTTTGTGTTTTCAAAACCGCTCCTCTGTATACTTGCAGGGTTAATGACATTTTTTAGTATTCTCTTGGTACTCGAAGTTATACCCCGAGTATTTTTTAAACCTGATTTAAAAGAAAATTGGACTATAGGAAAAGAATGTCTTTTAATTGTTTCACTTCTTTTTGTAATTACTATTTTTAATAATACCCTGTCTCTTGTAATTAGTAAAGAGCCTTCTGATAATATCATATTACATTTTTTAAACTCATCACTATATGTTGTTCTACTTGGTATTGTTCCGGCTTTTCTTCTTGTATGGATCAATTATACCATTCTTTTAAAGGAAAACTTAAAAAAAGTCTCCTTATACAATGAACAGCTTGAATCTAGAATTACATTTACAAAGAGTGAAGTATCCGATATTATAAGTATACAAACTAGTAATAAAAATGAGGTTCTGGAGCTAGATATTGGTTCCTTCTTATTCGCTAAATCTGAAGGGAATTATATAGATGTTTTTACCAAAACGTCTGGTAAAGTACATTGTAAACCATATCGACTTACGATTCAAAAGCTTGAAGAAGAACTTAATAGTTATGCATTTATTATTAGTACGCATCGATCGTATGTCATTAATATAAGAAACATTAATACGACCTCTGGTAACGCCAGAAATTATCGCATTAGTTTTGAAGGAGTCCCTCATGAAGTTCCTGTGTCAAGAAATAAATTTCAGGCATTTAAAGATGCTTTTACTATTAAAAAAGTGTAA
- a CDS encoding alpha/beta hydrolase gives MKKIIQNSMSFLCLIIGILGLNSCEKDDLSSIKNNHPFAITSDHTNTTYSINILYPQAYDSSNSYHTIYMLDGDDYFKEAADIVAESGREDIILIGVGYANKNQRGRDYSYPEDRDFPGTSGGAKEFINFINNELIPHIENELEIESVDRTLFGHSLGGYLALYILFQQDQPNSFDNIIAASSNFMWYNAYLFYLEQHYFDTHDSLDKNLYITVGDLEGASINLFYNAFKEKISERSYTDLILHHERLKNISHRNSPMITFKKGLSIIL, from the coding sequence ATGAAAAAAATTATTCAGAACTCTATGAGTTTTCTGTGTTTAATCATTGGCATATTGGGCCTAAACAGTTGTGAGAAAGACGACCTTTCTTCAATAAAAAACAATCATCCCTTTGCAATTACATCGGATCACACAAATACTACATATAGTATTAATATTTTGTATCCTCAGGCTTATGATTCTTCAAATAGCTATCATACCATCTATATGTTAGATGGAGATGACTATTTTAAAGAAGCAGCAGATATCGTTGCAGAATCTGGTAGAGAGGATATTATTCTTATCGGAGTGGGATATGCCAATAAAAACCAGAGAGGTAGAGATTACTCGTATCCTGAAGACAGAGATTTTCCAGGAACTTCGGGAGGCGCAAAAGAATTTATCAATTTTATAAATAACGAACTTATTCCTCATATCGAAAATGAACTTGAGATTGAAAGTGTCGACAGGACATTATTTGGTCATTCTCTAGGTGGATATCTTGCTTTGTATATATTATTTCAGCAAGATCAACCCAATTCTTTTGATAATATTATTGCTGCAAGTTCAAATTTCATGTGGTATAATGCATATCTATTCTATTTAGAACAGCACTACTTTGACACCCATGATTCGCTAGATAAAAATCTTTATATAACTGTTGGCGATTTAGAAGGAGCTTCTATCAACCTTTTTTACAATGCCTTTAAGGAAAAAATAAGTGAACGGTCTTATACCGACTTAATTCTACATCACGAGAGATTAAAAAACATTTCTCATAGAAACAGCCCAATGATCACCTTTAAAAAAGGATTATCTATAATTTTATAA